The DNA sequence ACACCAGGACGGACCGCGAGTCGATCAAGGGTCGGGTCGGCGGCCGGACCCAGGAGATCAGCCGGCTGATCGGACGCAGCCTGCGGGCCGTCATCGACTACAAGGCGCTGGGGGAGAACACCATCGTGCTCGACTGCGACGTGCTGCAGGCCGACGGCGGGACCCGGACCGCCTCGATCACCGGAGCCTACGTGGCCCTGGCCGATGCCGTCTCGTGGCTGCGCGACCGTCGGCTGCTGGCCGGTGAGCCGTTGACCGGCTCGGTCGCCGCGGTGTCGGTCGGGATAGTGGGCGGCACCCCCATGCTCGACCTGTGCTACACCGAGGACTCCGCCGCCGACACGGACATGAACGTCGTGATGAGCGGTGGCGGAGACTTCATCGAGCTGCAGGGCACCGCAGAACAGGCTCCCTTCGACCGGGACACCCTGAACGCGCTGCTCGACCTCGGCGCGGCCGGCTGCGCCACCCTGACGGAGCTCCAGGCCGCCGCCCTGCGATGACCCGCCCTCCGCGCCCCGACCTGGCAACAAGGCGCCCTGAGCCTGTCGAAGGGCGGAGCAGCACCCCCACCCAACTGCTGCTGGCCACGAACAACGCCCACAAGCTCACTGAGCTTCGCCGGATGCTGGCCGCGGCTCAGCTGGACATCACCGTGCTTGGGCTCGCGGACGTGGAGCCGTATCCCGAGCCAGCCGAGACCGAGCCGACGTTCGAGGGCAACGCCGTGCTCAAGGCCAGGTATGGCATGCATCGGACCGGGTTGCCGACCCTGGCCGACGACTCCGGCCTGGCCGTGGACCTGCTCAACGGGATGCCGGGAGTGCGGTCGGCCCGCTGGTCCGGACCAGGGGCCAGCGACGAGGAGAACAACGCCCTGCTGCTCCGCCAGCTCGCCGACGTCGATGCACCCCTGCGCGTCGCCAGATTCGTCTGCGCAATGGCGCTGGTGCTGCCCACCGGTCGGTCCGAGGTCCGCCGTGGCGAGATGGCGGGCCGGCTCCTCGACGAGTTGCGTGGCAGCAACGGCTTCGGCTACGACCCGATGTTCGTCCCGGAGGGCGAGCGGCGTACCTATGCAGAGATGGCGGCAGCGGAGAAGGACGCCATCAGCCACCGCGGGAAGGCACTCCGGCTGATGATTCCGG is a window from the Microlunatus panaciterrae genome containing:
- the rph gene encoding ribonuclease PH encodes the protein MTERADGRALDQLRDVRFTRGWLSQAEGSVLVEFGETRVLVAASVTEGVPRWRKGSGLGWVTSEYAMLPRATNTRTDRESIKGRVGGRTQEISRLIGRSLRAVIDYKALGENTIVLDCDVLQADGGTRTASITGAYVALADAVSWLRDRRLLAGEPLTGSVAAVSVGIVGGTPMLDLCYTEDSAADTDMNVVMSGGGDFIELQGTAEQAPFDRDTLNALLDLGAAGCATLTELQAAALR
- the rdgB gene encoding RdgB/HAM1 family non-canonical purine NTP pyrophosphatase — its product is MTRPPRPDLATRRPEPVEGRSSTPTQLLLATNNAHKLTELRRMLAAAQLDITVLGLADVEPYPEPAETEPTFEGNAVLKARYGMHRTGLPTLADDSGLAVDLLNGMPGVRSARWSGPGASDEENNALLLRQLADVDAPLRVARFVCAMALVLPTGRSEVRRGEMAGRLLDELRGSNGFGYDPMFVPEGERRTYAEMAAAEKDAISHRGKALRLMIPVLADALA